The sequence below is a genomic window from Silene latifolia isolate original U9 population chromosome 7, ASM4854445v1, whole genome shotgun sequence.
GAAAACAAACGAGAAACAAGGAGGACACCACCAATTGTCTTATTTTTAGATTCAATGTTTGGAGTTAATTTTTTGTTGGTACGATGAAGAACTGCCGTGTTcttgtgttttgtttattttttgtCAAAAGTTTTAACAAAATCAATGATTGTTACCATCTTTAGTTTGATATGTTTTTTCTTTTTTACATTTTTAGTTTGATATtaccattttttagttcatttttccaTTTTGAATTTCGGTAAATTCAATTTTCATtactattattgaatttttgttGGTGAATGTTACCAATTTTAGTTTGATTGTTacaatttttggttcatttttccgTCCAATGGCGTATGTTTTGTTAAACTTTGTATCATTTTTTTATATCAAATTCTAAAATTGTTCccatttttagttcatttttccaTTTTGAATTTCGGTAAATTCAATTTTCATtactattattgaatttttgttGGTGAATGTTACTAATTTTAGTTTGATTGTTacaatttttggttcattttttcgTCCAATGGCGTATGTTTTGTTAAACTTTGTATCATTTTTTTATATCAAATTTTAAAATTGTTCTCATATTTAGTTGTGATgaaattttgattaaagaacAGAAACAATGTCACCATATCGAGTCCATTTGTTTATATATAAAAATACTTTGTAACCAATCTattgatcaattaaatattcatgtAACGGACTGAAATATGTTTCAACTAAAATATTGGGCAATAATAAAGACATTACTCAACATATACAATGTCATAGGTGATTCACTTTTTATAATGCTAACATAACGAAAAAAATGTGAACACTACTTAACATATAGAGTGCCATAGGTGTTTACATGTTTAAACATAATGTACCAATTTCAATTTGGTAACAGTTTGTGCAAGAATGAGAACATTACTTGTAAAATACATTGTCATATGAAAGACAAAAAAATTTCAGTTGTTTGCATGATATTTATGCATTATGTTACCAGATTGTATATGGTAACATATTGTgcaagaatgaaaacattaaTTGTAAATTACAATGGCATAAGAAATACACTAAAAATGTCAATTACTTACATATTTATCAATTATGTTACCAAATTGAATATGATAACATATTGTGCAAGAATgaaaacatattatttacatatttatCCATTATACTGCCATATGGTAACATATTGTGTCAGGCGCGTTCGCTTTGCGAGATGTTGCTTTCCTAATGCTTAAATCCAAAGTCTGTGAGTGTTTCCTATATTTCTCGTAAATAAATTCCCATTTTTCTGCTTGTATCCCCAATAATAACTTTGAATAATCTGTACCTACGCAAGTTGACGGGTGACATTAGGTCCAAAAGTAGAGACATTCATTAGTTATACAAGAAAATACAGACAAGTTGACATTTATTAGGTATACAATATACATACAAGTTGACATTCATTAGATATATACACTCATTAGATATACAAGAAAATGTGACTTTGAATAATTTGTAACTGTGCAAGTTGACAGGGTGACATTAGGACCAAAAATACAAACATTTATTAGATatacgaaaacatattcaaacaTATGGACGTATAATAATAACTTTACTGCACTCAAGCACTCATCGTCATCACTCGTCTATATTCAAGTTGAGAATCATCAAAAACTACACTCCATCACTCGTCTATTTTTCACGTATACTAAAAAATGATAACATTCACTCCATAAGATGACAACAAGATATTCACTCATTACCATCGTCAATATTAcaatagaaaatcttatcattGATTTATATTACAATAAACCTAATTGGAAGAAAAATGTTCTAtgataatactaatactaataataaccTAATTGCACCAAAAAAACTAATAATAACCTAATTGGAAAAAAAATGTTTTATGAacaatactactactactactactactactactaataataataataataataataataataataataataatattgtgtCCTAAGTTTTCAACAACAGATTTTTAACAGTGTGACATTATGACGATAAGTGTAAACATTAATTAGATATACAACAACATGTGTCTTTTAATGATATGTTGTGTTGTAGTTGACATGGTGACATTAGCACTAAAAGTATGGACATTAATATTTCTGCAAAATCTCTACATTAATATTTCTGCAAAATCTCTAACTAACATAGTTGACAGGGTGACATTGTCACCAAAAATATAGACATTAACACATGCAGACTTATATTCAAGCATGTATACTATACTGGAAAACAtattgtaacaacccggattataaaacaaagaggaaaacttatataaagtaaatatcagagtacgatactgataaaagggtcaaggtggcggaaacacctgaccaatccggttcgctactaaatccaaaataactaatacattattcgaaggttcttaaaacataaagcaaactcctattttattattaagctcgcttcgcacattccccaagcaagcatcaacaagTCAGCAACAAGCGTTCgacctgaacaacctgagaagggggtcgacaattcagtcgggagtaactagatactctcccagtcatgtttacaacaattgaatataatcaacaatcattaacaaatgaaatgtaaaaacagtaaacatgtgagatcatctatactcatgaaaaacccaacaaagcttaccatgacttatcaactttgaacgaatgcaatcatgcaaacctagaccatatgcaaccactagaccatgaacacttacaagaccaGTAGCAACAAACGACTACATCAAcgaaaggcacaaagctagcattaaagcatagcaaacatggcgacacacaatccacagcaacaaaaggcacaaagctatcatcaaagcatagccgaatagagcgaacgtcgttagagcgtataacgcactgcctctaactgctagagcgtataacgcactgcctctaactgctagagcgtataacgcactgcctctagctgatggagcgtataacgcactgcctccatcggtgtggagcgtataacgcactgcctccaaggtactatgtatagcgtataaccactgcctatatgtctaagacttggccagactctcggtgcaataactgtacaccgaacgacactcggagaacagagcgtataacgcactgcctctgtTACCCCCTCGACCATAGACAATACACCAATCCCCGAAGGGTAGCATTTGTTCGTTCCGATAGTATACAACTGacactaccgtcatctattcaaaccaaccaacaaacaaatgcacagtataactgactgtactaacatgcgtgaacaacatcacgactcaactcataagatagtataactgactaccCAACTTaccatatgaacaagagtaaccaaagatatatgcaaacacGAGGACATATCACGTTGAAcataatacaacatatgaaacaagtataagcaactaATGTTCAGCTATAACTTTTACTTTAattattcaatgttatagtaaccctaaccataacataaactctgtaTGCGAGGtcatagtaacctcgactataacttcaacatatacgacttgaagttatacttacctcaactataaccttgatatATACGaacctcaaagttatactagttccaaccataaccttgagccataaatctcagggtatgttagttccagctataaccatgactcgtacttcaatgttatagtagcttcggctataaccttgaatcatatttccaaggttatacctatttcagccataactagagtaactacccaaagttgtattaccTTTAGCTATAAcacatgaatcatcatcaaggttatactagctttacctataactttggagagcacccttggccgcctatcatgccgccactagggtttattcataaatcctaattgcgctcatgacacccataataaacatataaccaacatacgatatataattaatacattaaaacatatacaaacacgcgaaaacataattaacatgataataaacaatctaacacgtaccaatcatacaagacaatctttaaatcatattaattatatcaattggcataaacacaattaaaagaaaacacctagttacctttttaacAATTAATGAAAAACTCCATAAAGAAAACGACCAACAAAGCGTTGTCTCTAGATAAAGCAAGGAGGAAGGATTTTTGGGTTACTGTTGTTTATGGTTTGAATAAGCAGGCTGACAGACATCCTCTATGGGATAGTCTAAGGAAATATAGTAAGATTGTGAGAGGGCCTTGGATAGTTGGAGGTGACTTCAATGCAGTCATGGCTATCAATGAAAGAATTGGGGGGCTCCTATATCTCATGCTGAGATGGCTCCTCTTTCCCAGGTGGTTCAGGACTGTCAATTAGCAGATCTTGGAGCCAAGGGGTCTTTCTACACCTGGACTAATAAACATGAACATGGCACAAAGGTTTATAGCAGGTTGGATAGGGTCCTAGTTAATGTGGATTGGGTGGCTAGTTTTCCTGATAGTTTTGTGCATTATTTGCCTGAAGGCCTTTTTGATCATTGCCCTGGGCTTGTGCATTTAGAGGGGGAAGTGATTAGAAGAGGTTCCCCTtttaaatacttcaatatgtggtCATTAGCCCCTGATTATGATAGCATTGTTAAGAATGGTTGGAGTAAGGAGATTTCTGGAACCCCTATGTTCAGAGTGGTTCAAAAATTGAAGGGTTTGAAAAATGGTTTGAGAACATTGAATAAGGAGCATTTTGGGGACATTGAGAACCTTACCCACATCACTGAGATTGCCTTGCAGCAATTTCAACTTCAGTTGGTTAAAGACCCCCTCAATGATGATTTGTGTAAGTCTGAAAAGGACTGTGCTAAAGACCTTGCTGACCTCAAAGTTGCTAGAGATCAATACCTGAGGCAAAAGGCTAAATGTGAGTGGATGCAATCTGGGGATGATAACACCTCTTATTTTCATGCACGGATTAAAATAAGAAGGGCAAAAAATAGGGTGTTTCAAATCAGGGATATGGATCAAAATTTGTGTGATACCTCTGATGCTATCCAGGCAGCATTTGAGAATTATTATAAAGAGTTGCTGGGAACTTCTAAAAAGGTTACCTCCCTTAATAAGAGGGTTGTGGCATATGGGCAATGTTTAACTCAGGCACACTGTGACATTTTGCTAGCTCTTGTCACTGGTGAAGATATAAAATAGGCTATGTATGCCATTCCAGGTACCAAATCACcaggacctgatggctatactagtCAGTTTTTTAAAGATAATTGGGACACTGTTGGTCCTGATGTGATTGATGCTGTCAAGGGGGTGTTCCATTCTGGCCAGCTGTTAAAGCAATGCAACAATACTATCCTCACCCTTCTCCCTAAAATTGAGCTTCCTGATAGTGTGTTGCAATTCAGGCCAATTGCCTGTTGTAACACAATTTATAAATGCCTGTCTAAGGTGATTTGTGCACGGCTTAGTCAGGTTCTGCCTGATGTGATCAGCTCATCTCAGAGTACCTTTATAAAAGGAAGAGACATTGTAGGCAATATCCTGATTTGCCAAGATTTGATTAAGTTATACAAAAGGAAGAGTTGTTCACCTAGAATCATGATGAAACTTGACCTTCAAAAAGCCTATGATTCATTTGAATGGAGCTTTGTGACTGATATGATGGAGGCTATGGGTTTCCCTCCTAAGTTTATCCAAATTGTGGTACAGTGTATGACTACTCCCTCTTATTCTCTGGCTCTTAATGGCAATGTTTTTGGATTCTTTAAGGGACAAAGAGGGCTTAGACAAGGAGATCCCTTTTCTCCTCTTTTATTCACTATTTGTCTTGAGTATTTGAGCAGACTTTTAGGGGTAGTTCAACAGATGGAGAGTTTTAAGTTTCATCCCCTCTGCAATAGGGTGAAACTTACTCATTTATGCTTTGCTGATGACTTGATCTTGTTTTGTAAAGGTGATAAATCTTCCATTACTTTGATGCTAAAAGCTTTTGAGTATTTTTCTAAAGCTTCAGGTCTTATTATGAATAAGAGTAAATCTAATTTTTACTGTAATGGGATTGATGCTAACATGGTAAGAGAGATTGAGCAGAATTCTGGGATTAAAAGAGGGACTGTCCCATTCAAATATCTGGGAGTCAATGTCTCACCTAAGAGGCCTTCTATTCTGGATTGTACTTGTCTTGTTGAGAGGGTGGTGGATAGAATCAGGAGCCTGGGTTCTCGTAAACTTTCTTATGCAGGGAGGATAGTTTTAATAAGGGCAGTTCTGTCTACCTTGCATAGCTACTGGA
It includes:
- the LOC141590056 gene encoding uncharacterized protein LOC141590056 — its product is MAPLSQVVQDCQLADLGAKGSFYTWTNKHEHGTKVYSRLDRVLVNVDWVASFPDSFVHYLPEGLFDHCPGLVHLEGEVIRRGSPFKYFNMWSLAPDYDSIVKNGWSKEISGTPMFRVVQKLKGLKNGLRTLNKEHFGDIENLTHITEIALQQFQLQLVKDPLNDDLCKSEKDCAKDLADLKVARDQYLRQKAKCEWMQSGDDNTSYFHARIKIRRAKNRVFQIRDMDQNLCDTSDAIQAAFENYYKELLGTSKKVTSLNKRVVAYGQCLTQAHCDILLALVTGEDIK